The DNA window ATATAAACTTGGCATTGAAACCAATGGTGCCGCCGCAGTGAGTAAGTCAACATTTTAGATCTTTGAAATTGTAAAGGTTGAGCAATTCAGTCCctcaaatttatcaaaaaataaattagtCCCTTAAATTAAAGAACATCGATCAGCTTAGTTCCTTGGTCAAAATATCCCTTGAGTAAAACATTTATCAGAAGCAATGAAAGACATACATATTAACTTAAATAGTCTCTTCCAGCATCAAGACAAGCACAGATCCTTCAAAATTGTACCATTAAATTTGCAAAAAAGACTAAACTAATTGACGCTCAACTTAAAGAACTAAATGATGATTTACTCATCAAACAACAGCATaacaaaaatagtaaaaatagaaGTACCTGAACAATATGAACATGCGAGAGTGCTTTGACCTGGCTGGGAATGTTTTCGGTTTTAGTCTCAGCCGGGTGTCCAAGCGTTCCTCTTTGATTCCAACCCCATGTAAACAACTACACCAAGCAATAACAATAAGAGAtagaatcaaaagaaaaacaaaataaagagttaaattaaatatgattataGCCACTATACAATTTTAGATCCTTTCAACTTTAATCCtacaaaaaatttaaacatttttAGTCTTCACCTTTTGTAAAAACAAAACAGTATGTAAGACTAAAAGCACCCGGTATAGGACTAACGTTTTGTTCCGAAAAACAACTTAACTAAATGCTTAAAAGCGTTTATAGAATTAGTGTAATTTTGAAATGGCGTTCACAGCAACAAAATCACATCTCAATGTTGTTTTAACGTGAAAATCAAGACGCTGGCAATCACAACTTCAATCCGGCCGTGCTATTTTTGGGTTTCAAAAGCTAAAGCAAACACATGCAAAGTGTTTGTTATATAAGTGCTTAAGTATAAGCTATTTTTGTAGTAAAAGATAAATAAAGTCGGAGTTTTTTAGTCTGTTTGGATTAGTATATTTGAGCTTACCTACTGCCATAACCACCTGTGTGGAAGAGCTTATAGAAACAGCTCTTATGACAAGTCTATATGCTGTTTTCAACTTATAATATAAGCTCTACAAGAAAGCTTATGAAAACCACTTATACCTCATTCAAAAATAGTTTATTTTATCTTTCAATATAGAAATAGCTTAAACATAAGTACTTATATGATAAGTGATTATGGTAtgaattttttaattaagttaattatccAAACAAGGTTTTATAGttatatcatatcatatcataagCTACCATGCAAAAGCTGAAAACAGGTAATTAGGTAATGGAAATTTCATAATTAAGTATAAGTGCACTCACCTTGCCGTCATCACAAATGGCGAGTGAGTTTCTGCTACCAGCGACAACAGAGCGAAGACGTTGAGAAGGGAGAGCTTTGACGGCACAAACCCATTCCTTATCTTCGTTGGTGCCGATACCTAATTGGCCATCTTCACCTGAGCCCCTGCAAAAAAAAGGGATTTTGAAGTGTGAGAAAGAGAGAGaacaagaagaagatgatgaagaagagagagaaagagaaaaagagtgTTACCAGGCAATGATGTGGGAATTGGAATCCATGAATGAGAAAGATAGAGAGAGTaacaaaagattgatttgaagtgAGGTTGAGTTGTGAGTGGAGAATGTTTGAAAACAACAAGATACACCAAAACCTACAATATCTATCTtccttttataaaataataataaaaataccaTCATTATTGGAATTTGGAATGGAGTTTTAACTTTTAAACGTGATTGCTAATTTTGACATGAATTTTTATTTGAACTTTTTACTATTAACATAGACAAACTCTAATCCTATCCATGGGGTCTTTTATGCATCATGCCTATTGTCAAAAATGTCATCTGTTTTTTGAGATGTTTTtattattaacgtttttatttcaaattttattggttccgtagatgcatctacggaagcatttgaTCTTATATACGCGTTAGACTCTTTTTCTATCTCattcttcatttttcttcttcacactctcaaactctctcaactcCCAAAAATCAAAATTCATCCAAGTTATTTTTTCCCTCGAGTTCGGTGGTAAATGTGTACATCAACGATCAACACATTCCAACAACTTTAAAACCCAATTTAATGAGTAAGTTTTCGAGATTTCGAGTATTTTAGAGTATTTCCCGTAATAGAGTTTGAATAcacttttaggtgtagaaatcattagttagTTTTAGAAACATAGTATAGAGATGATGTAGGTATTTTTTATGTGTAAAACGGACGATCAAGCCACCAAAATAGGGTTTTATAGTGGCTGGAATAGTGACAGACGTCATTGTTGCGTCCTTGAAGTTTCAGAaccttccgtaggtgcatctaaaGAACAAATTAAACTTTAGgttgttccgtagatgcagctACGGAACAATCCCAATTTTTGGAAATGTTGGGTACTTTCGTAGCTACATCTACGGAAGATTTATGTATTTGCACCTACGGAGgtaaatttgtttttcttttctttttataactAAATTGTATCTAAGTCAATTTTATTTGTAGTACAATGCAGACATTATAGCCGACTAGTCAGACAGACTTATACGTGGGAGGGTTGCACAACATTGCTCCGTGCGACGTGCACAGATGCAGGTAGTGTCACAGGTGACAAATGGATCCGTTGTTCCAGCAGATGTACCTGATACATCCGTTCCAATAGAGGTACCTTTTACATTTGTTCCAATAGAGGGGCCTTCCACATCTACTACTTCATCCCAGAGGCTTTAAGATGATGGTCAGGGTTCCTCACAGACGTCGTCGGGACATTTCTTATACTCCTCTGCCTCTTGATGGTATTGATCTGTTGTACAAGGAGGCTGGTGCGCATTAAGCGCCTTTGGGCTACCCAGGGGATCCTTCAAATTTATCCTTGTTTATAGGGTATGCATATCATACACCTAGACATGTCTGAGATTGAGAGGTAAAACTTCTTACACCtattacttattactttttttccttagtgaaaatttattatttctaactTTTCTAATTATTAACAATGTTTTCTTGGGAAAATTTCAGGATAGGGATTCCCATAAGTTCTGCAACCACGATCGGAAGGTTACCGCTCTGCAACAGTCTGAGGAGCCGTGGTTATAAAACTTCGGGAACCACGACTTTGTAGGCTGCTACAGAGCGGCAATCTTCCGCCAGTGGTTGTAGAACTTCTGAGAATCTCTCTCTAGAAAATTTCTAAAGAAAACAATGTTAATAACAAGCAACgatagaaataataaattttcacTAAGGACAAAAAAGTAATAAATCTAAGAATTTTTTTTCCTGTGATAGCCCAATGGCGCCGCCTCAGGCGCACCAGACTCATCGTGCAACGGGTTAACATCATCAAGAGGTGGCACGGAAGATCCAACATCGGCCAGAGGTGGTACAGGAGTAGAAGAAATATCACAGCGACGTCTGCGGGTGAAGGGCGTCTATGAGGAAATCTCACCATCATCCTGACACCTCCGGGATGAAGAAGTAGGTGTTGAAGGCCCCTTTGTTGGAACGGAGGTATCGGGTACCTCTGTTGGAGCAAAGGTATCAGGTGCATCTGCTGGAACGGTCGAACTCGAGAGAACTTActgattaaattgagttttgaagttgTTGGTATGTGTTGATCGTTGATGTTAACGTTTACCGCTGAACTCGAGAGAGAAAAAACAATTTTGGTGgattttgatttttgaggttgagagagaTTGAAAGTGTGTTGGAGATGAAAAGTGAAAAATGAGGGAAAAGAGAGTCTGGTGCGAGTTTAACATCAAATTGTTTCGTATATGCATAGTTGAAAGTTTTTCGTAGATGCACCTTCTGAACAAATgaactttgaaataaaaaaaaaaagatgtttcCAAAGGTACATCTATAAAAACAGAGAGCATTTTTGACAACGTGCATGATGCCTAAGAGACCCAAGagtaggggtgctcaaaaccaaaccaacccaatagaaaaccgcaaaccaaaccaaaccaaaccgaaaccgcaaaaaaccccatttggttcggattagtttgggccattttttaacaaaaccgcatggttcggttcggtttgcggtttgtattttgtaaaccgaaccaaaccgaatcaaaccgcattatgttataaCCTAaaatttacttaactcacatccaacccaaacttaaacctattatacattaacCTTATGATtccgaacaattttctcattcttacacatataatttcagtcctgatcttctcaaatctctaataacattatcgcaccttctttactacatacatcttctctcttcttctataGTCTCTGTactcttttatattctttctttttcaacttttcatttttatgtaaatgttctgtatttcagtttcatttttatcccacatcttcttatctaatctctcaacacttttttttttctttttcaccttcacttatctttcgtctcttcaattttttgttttattataataatttttatattattttatgctattattttaggtttaatattccacttttgtctaatttaatttttacatattaaatggaaaattgttgtcaaaatatgacgagttttgttgttatttgatagtgtatgaatgtctaaatacaaaattatattgtcatctatatgtgtatgtatggctcaataaaatatttgtaaaaaaccgaaccaaccgagccgaaccaaaccgcattagtttggtttggtttggttcggatttttttaaaagccaaccaaaccaaaccaaaccgcactattttttctcttgcggttcggatgattttttcgtcaaaaccgcccaaaccgcaccgcgagcacccctacccAAGAGATAGATTAAGAGTTTTTCACAATAATTAAGAGGTAAAGTTaaaggataaaaaaaataaaatttgatacatCAAATTGTAGAAATATATGAAATTaatctatttttcatttttttttttctttcagttGAACACATCTACCTCTTGCAGCTACTGCGACCGAGTTGTTTCTGTTCCTTCAATCTGAAAAATCTGAACAATGGGTTACGTTCAAGAGGCACGCGAGAATCACGTCAAGAAGAAAGTCGAAGAAGGTACCATACTAAACCCTAACCTAAACCCTCGTTTttgttcataaaaaaaaatttaattaagaaaTGGGTATAATTCAAATGCGTTTCAATTTTATGATTTGATGATTTTATAGTGAAATTGATTTGGTGGGTTATCGTAAATTTTGTAGCTTTACGCAGCAAAATGAAGAGTAAGGCACTTAAGGAGTGTGATGAGTATACAAAGAAATATGCTGAATGTGCTTTGGGGAGAACGCTTTCAGTTGTTTGGCAATGTCGTCAACAAGCTAAAGAGTTGAATACTTGTCTTCATCAATTGTAAGATTTCTTatgaaattgatttttttgttgattgctttgttttattttgagtaGACAATTAGAATTACATACCTAAAGCATCTTTCCTTAGTCAGTTTGGTTCTCAAATGTGTTAATGTGTCTTTTGTGCCTTGGTTTGTTTCTCGAATGTGTGTTATTTTAATCAATTTGACCCGTGAAAGTTCTAACGAAAGACACTTTTAGCGATGTTTTGGTAATTTTGATAAACTCGGGGATGGTAGTGATATGTCTCACACATTTAGCTATCAAAAGGAATGTTTActcattttatttgattaatgattggCCTTTGTTTCGTGGAAAATAAGAAAATTGAGGTTTAGTTTCTTGACAATTCAAATGGAGAAACTTCTCTGCCTCAACATGACTTTAGATGTACACCTTCAGAAGAAATATAAATTTTGTGTCGCCTAGACAAACACTTCTCCAAACGTGTGTTTGTTTAGAAATGTGGAGGTGAAAggtaaccccccccccccccccccccaagtcGAAGACATCTCCTTAGATTATATGGGGCCGGCTGGCCAACGTTAAGTTCAGGCCTAAATCTAGGTGAGGTCTTGGAGTATACAATTCATGAAAGGGGTTGTGTGGGTTAGGTCAAGTACCTAAAATAAAGGCGTTAGTGACCTTACCCCTGACTGGCCTCGAAACTATAGGCAAATCATTAGAAGTAGATGATCATATCAAGGAAGATTGTGGAAAATAGACTTAGATAGTTTGAGCATGTATAGACCTGTAGATTCTGCGGTAAGGAGAATAGATTAGATGGAGAGGAGTCAAACAGCTAGAGGTAGAGGAAGATCTAGAAAATTTATAAGAGAAGCTATTAAGAAAGAACTCGAGATTAATTTTTTGAATAGAAGCATGGTCCTAGGTAGAACATTATGACGGGAGTTGATTCATGTAGCCGACTCCACTTATTGGGATAGGACTTGGTTGTTGTTTGTTGTAGTTGTATGGATATCCTCATCCCTGTATGCCTGCGAATGTGCATCTCTTGGTGTTGTGTTGCTATAAAATTCTAATATAATAGTTGAGTATTTGAACTCGTAAAGCATTTTAGAAGGGTTGGCTTTTAGTATTAGTTTATGCTTAGTGACTTGTGTTATTGTATTGATTTGCTTTGTCCTCAACTTTAATGATACTTACATTATGTTCATGGAACATTGGTGTTTTTCTTCTAGTTGTAAATTCTACAGCATTGGATATTCTAAGAAGGAGAAATTTCTAGTTATGCGCACACACATCACAAGATATTTATGTACTACGTTTTATTTATATCTATTCTCTTGGTCATACACAATATTTATAAAGTTTATAAAGAGCGTATGATAATTTAGGAAAATATCCGGCTCTTAGTAATTGGAACAGCATAAACAATTAAGTGTATTATTCTCTATGATTTTAGAAAACAGTATAATACACTCATAGACTGCATGGATGCATCATGCGATGTCTGCATGTTAAGCCTTTCTATCAATTAGTTATTTGAAAAGAGAACGGAAATACTGCGTTTTGGACCGTTTCGTTGTGGTATAGATGAATTTCAAAGTAATGATATTAATAATCTTGTGTTATCCTTATTACAATTTTGTAGTTGGTGTGTGGAAATACTTGATGAGATAGGATCAGGCATAATAACATTAACAAGGAGTGTTGTGGTTGCACCTATTATAGAAATGATGGTTAAAATTAAATCTTGACTTAAGCGGTTTGAGCATGTGTGGAAGAGACATGTAGACTATGTTAGTAAAGAGAGTAGATCAGATGGAGGGTAGAATCGCTAGAGGCAGAGGACGGCTGAGAAAAACTATATATGAAATTATAAAGAACGACTTAGAGATCAATGTTTTGAATAGATATGTGGTCTATGATAAAGCATGACGGCGTTGTTTGATTCATGATCATGATGACATTCTCAATTTAGATTTTTGTATCTACATGGCTATGAATGTGGAATTGAtatcttcatttttgtttttaatcttttatttacAGCACCAATGATTCAGTCTTGGAGGAAATGAAGAAAGAATACAATCTAAAAGAAAGTGGAGCGGGCGCTGTTAGAATCTAGACTATTCGATTTCAGCGACACGATGTATGCCAGAAACAGAAATAGTTATACATTGATGCACCTGGCACTGAAATTTAGATGtttgagaaagaaaaataatttgtATGATGATTGTTACTTGATCTTAAACTAGAGTGCTTTCTTAGTACCATTTTTTTATGAAGAGTGAATGGTGTTGGCAGTTTAACTCACTAAATCTTTAATATATAAGTTGAAGGAATTAATTGTCTATCTTTACAATTTTGATATGCTGCTACCTCTAAAACTTCTTGCTCCTATAACACATCCTTAGGAAACACTTTTTGCCACAATTGTGGTTCTAATAAAGTGGAATGATTATGGTGTTTCTCAAGTTATATTTTATGCGGCTATTCTTTGCAAGGGCATCAAAGACATATTTTTAGGGTGTATCATAATCCATAGAACTTGTATAAATAAAGGTGTTTGATTCATTTGCACTTCACAACACAAAACTTgtaatttactaaaaaaaaatatactctTCCCATTTATTTAAGATCAATGTGAATGTCAACTGTCTTATCTAAATAATCAACTAAAGTAAATGAATCAGCATCTCAACCACCACAACACAAGAAGAGTGATCGGTATTAGGTATTGTCATCTGACACTCGATAAAGATGGACGTATTTAGTTCACCAACATATAACTTTAAAAGGACAATGATTGTAAATTATGTTTTTGATATCTTTAGAATTCTATCAAAGAACGATTGAGTTAAATGTTATGTTAGACGTTATCTTAGTCAAATTTGTTCGTTTTATTGAACAAGTTTAATCCGTCTAAAAACATTTGATAAAATAATGACATACATGATTGAACTCAACTAAGAATTAACTAGTTTGTTTATCTTATTGTgttcaatatatatttttaatttatgttggtGTATGATTTGTATTGCGGATATATTATGTTGTTGAATTTAATTTGATTGGAtgaaacatttatttttaattttatttgtctaATAAATTCACTTTGTTCGGATTCTTAGTTCTGAAAAGATAAAAATAAGAATATCTATCTTCACACTAACACTTGCAATTTTCCACCTCTCATGTGTGAATGTGTCCATCTCCATCTCCTTCTCCTTCGTGTGCTTCTACTACTACTTTGTTTTCAGCACAAATTTTCCCTGTCTCTGATTTTTGGCCAGTTCAGCACAAATTTGCTCTGTCTCTGATTTTTGGCTAGTTCAGCACAAATTTGCTCTAAAATTTTACAGCATAAATATCTGGTGTCTTATTTTGTTCTTAAGATAATCAAACGTGGCTTGAATGAGCTTAGTTTTTTAACTagtattttttacattttaataataaaagaaaattaaattattttattttaaagtaaaCTAAACTTTTTAATCAATTTGTATTAAAGGTACAAGTAATCAACTACTTATTATACTTAAGAATTTGCCATTATTATAACTTAACATTGgtccttttttttcctttcaatttTGACGTAAATTACCCATCTTCGATGTGCAACTGGAGAGACTAATCAATTGAGTAAGAGAAAACTGCAATGAGCGTCAAAATTCCCCCTTAAAGAATTAAACACTATTGCATGTCCATGATTAAATTCAAACTCGGAATCtttgattaaattgttttttttttacaatgcTCTTGAGTATTTACATGATAGTTTGATCTCCATATCTATTTTTGTTTCTTCTACACATTTCATCTGCTAATAAACTCCAACAACCATATTTCACATCAGTAATTGGCATTGCATTTTCAAAGTGAAAAATAACAGTGATTTAGGATGCAATCAACACAAGTTATAAGAGGATAATCATGTTAGGATCCTCAAATTAACACACATCTGTAGCCCTCTTATTCGGACATCAAGTTACAAAGACATTAAGAGAAATTTTCATAGccatattaaaagaaaatttgtattaaaaaaatcgTAATAAAAGAAATTTTCGTAACCATctaagaaattttgaaatttgattaaACTAAAAGAATTATTCCCAAACAAAACCACAAATGCACCTATTCATCAGGTTCAACAATGTGGGGATCTAGAGCTGCTCCTAATCTCTACTCATTTGAATTTGGTTTCATGTAATTCCTAACGACATCTCTGTAGAAATCAACGATGTTCCATCGGGCCGGAGCATTTTCCAACCCATCCTCATCAACTTCCTTTTGCCCAGTAATCTTCTTATAAAGTCGTAC is part of the Vicia villosa cultivar HV-30 ecotype Madison, WI linkage group LG2, Vvil1.0, whole genome shotgun sequence genome and encodes:
- the LOC131647398 gene encoding uncharacterized protein LOC131647398, with the protein product MGYVQEARENHVKKKVEEALRSKMKSKALKECDEYTKKYAECALGRTLSVVWQCRQQAKELNTCLHQFTNDSVLEEMKKEYNLKESGAGAVRI